The genomic segment CGCATTCTCTCCTTATAGACCCGTATGATCTTTGCGCCTTGCGCAATAATCAAACTATATAAACGGAGAGCCGCGTACGGAATGAACATATCCATCGATCCGCTTGCACAAAACGTAGGGTATCCGGTGGCGATATCAGGGATTTGTTCCATATAAATAAGAGGTTTGTTCCATCTGCCCGATCCGCAAATCGATTAGAATAGGGTTACTACGGTCGAACATGAAAGAAGGTATACCGGATGGGCATCAAGAGGCTGTACGATAGAATCAAACCGAAGAGGCTGGGATCGAAGCTCTTCTTGTCGCTGCTGGTCGTGATCATCGCGCCGCTGACCGGCATGTACCTGTATTTGTTCAACCAGTTCGAGAAGGCGCTGCAGGACAAGATCGTCGCGCAAAGCGCCAAAGGTCTGGATCAAGCGCAGCAGTCGACCGAAGACCTCATGAGCCTGGTTTATAAAACGCTGGTGATGGTACAGAACGATACGACGATCCAAAACGTGCTGACGATGCCCGAGCGCTACACCGTGCTCGAGCGGGTGCACGATACCGAACAGGTGCTGAAAAACATCGACAACAGCATTTTTCTATTCAATTCGCAGATCGTGTATTACACGCTTCTTGATTTTCACGGTCATGTATACGCTTCCTATCAGCCGGAGGAGAGCCTGGACTACAACGCAATCAAGAAAAAGTACTGGGCGGAGCTCTTGAGCGTGGAGCGACCTTATAAATGGATCGCGAACGACGCCAATTATGTGTCGCGCAACATATCCGGCAGCGAGCATCTGCTGACCTTGAGCACGATCATGCGGAATTCCGGGAATACGCCGTTCGGTATGGCGAGGATCAGCATCGATTACGATATTTGGTTCAAATCGTTCATCCGCAGCGACAAGGAGCATCAATACTATATCGTCTCAGGAACGGGCGCGCTCGTATCGGCCTTCAACAGCGAGCTTGCGCTGGACCCGCAGGTGCTCGCCCGCTTTCGGGAGACGGCGGACAAGGGCGGGTTCTACTTCGACAAGCGCTCGGATTCGTTAATCAACTACCGCAGCATCCCCCAGCTGGATTGGTACTTCGTCGACGTTGTCCCCCGCAAAGTGCTGTTCCACGAGACCTCGCAGCTGCGCATCGAGTTTTTCGGCATCTTTCTAGCCTTTGTCGCGCTGTTCGTCGTCATGAACATGCTGATCTCGTACAAGTTCACCAAGCCCTTGACGGTGCTGGAGAAAAAAATGAGCGGCATCGCCAATCAGAACCTCAAAATCACGATTGACGAGAGCAAATATACAGGAGAAATTCTCCAGGTCATACGGTCGTTCAACAAAATGACGACGGATTTGAACGCGATGGTCAGACTGCTCAAAGACGAGCAAAAGCAGAAGGAATGGGTCCATTTTCAGATGCTTCTGTCGCAGATCAATCCCCACTTTTTGCTGAACACGCTGAATACGATCAAATGGCTCGCCATCCGACAGGGAGACAAGGACATCCCCGATATATGCGTGTCGCTCGGCAATATCCTGGAGACCAGTCTGCACGCGGAGACCGAATTAATCCATCTTAAGGATGAGATCAAGCTCATCGAAGATTATTTGCTCATCCATGAACTGCGGTACAATGACCAGCTCGACGTGGACTACGAATTCGGCTCCGCGATGGAGTATGCGCTCGTCCCGAAGCTGAGCATCCAGCCTTTGGTCGAGAACGCGATCATCCACGGAATCGTACCGCTTAAGGCCAAGGGCTATATTCTCATCCGCGTTTTCACCCAAAACAAGCTGCTGTATATCGATATCGAGGACAGCGGCGTAGGATTCCGGCAGCAGAGCAAGCAGCAGAAGGATCGCAGCCGCAAGGGCATCGGCCTGCAGAACCTGCGGGACAGGCTCCAGATTCTGTTCAAGGAGGACGGCAAGCTGGAGGTCATCCCGCTCGAGCAAGGGTCGCTGGTGCGCATGCAATTGCCATACCTGCTATCAAGACCTTATGAAAAGGGCTGACGACGATGTGGAAAGTACTGCTCGTGGAAGATGAATTGTTCGTAAGAGAGTCGATCAAGATGACCGTTAAATGGGAGGAGCATGGCTTCACCGTAGCGGGAGAAGCGAACGACGGCGAAGAGGCGCTGCAGATGCTGAAGTCCATGCCGTACGATCTGGTCATTACGGACATCAAGATGCCGATCATGGACGGGGTCGAATTGCTGAAGCAGGCGAGAGCGCTGGATATGAAATGCAAGTTCGTCATGCTGAGCTGCCTGAACGAATTCGAATACGTGCGGCAAGCGCTGGAATACGGGGCTTCGAACTACATTCTGAAGCTCTCCATGAGCATTTCCAGCTTGGTCGATTCGCTGTCGAAGATCAAGGGAGAGCTTGAGCAGCAGTCCCAATATGCCGATCAGAAGGTGAATTTGTTTTACGGGCAAATATGGCGCCGGATAACCGAACCGGAGCAGGACGAGCAGGAGCACGACGAGCAGGCGGAGAAGGAAAAGCCGCCGGCGGCGATCGCCGGGCTCCGGGAGCTGACGCTCACCCTGGCGACGGTCATCCGCGGCGGTGAGCGCTGGGCTGCCGGCGACCACAAGCGCGTATTGTCCTTCCTCGACTTCCGCTTCGCCGAGGCGGTGCATCAATATCATGGCTACGGACTGACGACCGTCTTCGTCTGGCACCGACCCGGATCGCAGCCCGTGGACGAAGCGGCGGCGCCGAGCGCCGGCTACGCGATCGTCTATGCGACGGACGTCCCTTATTCGCAGCTGGAGGCGCAGTGGAGAAGAATCATTCAGCAGTCGTGGCTCGCCTGGTACGAAGGCGCAGCGGGCGCCCTCTCCGCGGATCGGATCGAGCCGCGGGAGTCCGCGCCGTATTTTTCCTGGAGGAAAAAGAGAGAGCTCGTGTCCAGCTTCGAGAAGCTGGACGAACAAAAATGCGACGCGCTCATCGACGAGATCTGGCGGGAGATGCAAAGGAGCTGTCTGTCGCCGGTGCACGTGAAGAAGATCGCGGCGGACATCGATTATACGCTGTATTCGATGATTCAGAAGGGCGGCAGCCATCCGAGCGCGATCCATGACGCGCGCACGCACGAAGAGCTGAAGCAGGCGATCCGCTCGAGGCTGCGCCACTACCTGGATCAATACCAGCAGACGCGGCCGGCGATCCTAACGGATCACCCGGAGGTGAACAAAGTGATCGCGTATATCAACGATCGCTACGACACGGATATATCGGTCAAAAGCATGGCTGCGATGATCGCGATGGACGAGAACTACTTCAGCACGCTCTTCAAGGCGAAGACCAAGGAGAGCTTGATCGCTTATGTGCACCGGGTGCGAATGGATAAGGCGATGTTCTACCTGACGCAGACCGATCTGACGATCAACCAGATCTCGGAGCAGATAGGCTATCGCAATATCAACTATTTCAACCGCGTCTTTAAACGAATCACCGGGGCTACGCCTTCCCAATACCGGGAATGACGAGAGAGCTCCCGCAGATCCATGGATTTGTGCAACACGATCATAGGATATGTTCATTCCTGCCGGCCTCCGATCCTCGCTAAGATAGACACCGTAAGCTAAAAACAGATGGAGGTTCAGACGCAGATGAAGAGATTCGGCAAAGCATCCCTATCCCTCGCCCTTGCGGCGGCCGTCTTGTCCGCGTGTTCGGGAAACAACAACGACAGTCAGGGCTCCGGCAATACGGCAGGCTCGTCGGGAGCGTCGAAAGGTTCCTCGGGCGAAGTCGTCAACCTGACGTTCTGGGGCGGCGTTCCGGCGGAGTCCGGACCGCAGGAAATCGTGGATACCTGGAACAAGGAGCATCCGAATATCCAGGTGAATTACGTGCGCTACGTCAACGACGACAGCGGCAATCTGAAGCTGGATACGGCGCTGGTCTCCGGACAAAGCGTGGATATCTTCGCGAACTACACGAAGCCGCTGCTCGTGAAGCGCGTATCCGCCGGCTCGGCACTCGATCTGAGCGCCTTCAAGGACTACGATATCGACGACAAGATGGGCGCGGGCGCCAAAGAATGGGCGATCGAAGACAAGTACTTCGCCATGCCCACGAAGCGTAACATGCACTTCGTATGGCTGAACAAGGATGCGCTGGACGAGGCGGGCCTGCCCGTACCTACGGACTGGACGCTGGCGGACGTCGAGCGGTACGCCAAGGCGCTGAAGACGGACAGCCGGTGGGGCTACGCGGAGTTCCCGTTCTGGCGCGACATCGTGACGTTCGACGGCTCGCTCGCGGTGCAGGGCTACGTCAAGGCGGACGGCACGTCGAACTTGGGCGCCCCGGTCGTCGGGCAGGCGTTGCAGCTCGAATACGACATGATGCACACGTCCAAGGTAAGTCCGCCGGTCAGCCTGATCGAGTCGACCAAGATGAACATGAACGCGGAATTCCTGGGCGGCAAGCTGGCCATCTTCACCGCGGGCGAGTGGATCTTCCGCGACGCCAACAATACCAAGGATTACCCGCGCGAGTTCACGATCGCCTTCGCCCCGCTGCCGCGCGTGGCCGAGGGACAGGACGACTTCCGCTATCTGGGCGGCTTAGGCGACGCGATCTCCATCAATGCCCGGTCCGAACACCAAGAAGAGGCATGGGCGTTCCTGAAGTGGTACGCGGACGGCGGCATGCTGCCCCAAGCGTCGGGAGGCCGGATCCCGGCGTCCAAGGATGCGGACCAGAGCAAGGCGCTCGAGCTGCTGCTAGGCGATAACAAGGACAAGTACGACACGGAATCGCTGCAGCGCATCCTGGCTAACGAGCGTCCGACCTTCCAGGTCACGCTGCCTCAAGAGGTCATCGATATCCGGCGCGAAGAGTTCGACAAGTACTATATCAAGGCCCAGTCGCTGGAGCAGACGCTCGCCAACGTCGTCAAACGGCATAATGAATACCTAAAGAGGCAATAACGCGGAATTATAGGGGCCGGGAGCACGGGGATTGTGTTCCCGTTCCGTAGGGAGAGCTGAAACATGAAATTGAACTGGATGAGACGACAGCAGCTGATCGGGTATTTATTCATCGCTCCGAACATGATAGGCGTCGTACTATTCATTCTTATGCCCGCGCTGTTTTCAATCTTTCTCGCTTTTACGAATTGGGAGTTTCCGGCGCTTCATGCCGACTTCGTAGGGATCGCGAACTTCGAGCGCCTGCTTCAAGACGTCTCGTTCTATCATGCCTTGCAAAATACGTTGATCTTTCTCGGATCCGTCCCCATATCGGTCTGCCTGGCTTTTTTGGCCGCGCTCGTACTGAACAAAAGCGTATTTTTGAAAAACGCGCTGCGGACGATGTTCTTTCTGCCGTATATCACGACCGGCGTAGCGATCGCCTTCGTGTGGATGCTGATTTTCCAGCCGATCGACGGACCGATCAATCAGCTGCTCAAGGGAATGGGAATCGAGCATCCGCCGGAATGGCTGGCCTCTACTTCGTCCGCGATGTTCGCGTTCGACATCATCTGGATCTGGTTTTTGCTGGGCTACAATATCATTATTTATCTGGCGGCCCTTCAGGAGGTATCCGGCGAGCTGCTCGAGGCGTCCCGGATCGACGGAGCCCGCCGCTGGCATACAACGCGCTACATTTTATGGCCGCTGGTCAGTCCGACGACGCTCTTCCTGCTCATGACCGGCTTTATCGTGTCGATCAAGCAGATGGGCATTTTCCAGGCGATCACGAACGGCGGGCCCGGAGACAGCTCGACCGTGTTGTCCCTGCTCATCTACAAGACTGCTTTCCGCTACTACGACATGGGCTATGCCGCCGCCGTCTCCGTCTTTCTGCTGCTCGTCATCGTCGTCATTACGGCGATCCAATGGGCGGCGCAGCGCAAATGGGTTCACTATTCATGAAGGGAACGAACGTATGCCTACCGTGCGCAAGCTTTTAACTACCGTCGTCATGTTCGTTTTCGCGCTACTCATGATTTATCCGTTTTTGTGGATGATCAGCACATCTTTTAAGCAGCCCTTCGAGGTGTTCGAATATCCGTTCCAATGGATCTCCGACCATCCCACGCTTAAATATCACGAGAAGGTATGGACGGGCCCCGCCAGCTTTATCCACTATTATCTGAATTCTCTGAAAATATCGTCCATCAGCACGGTCGGAGCCGTGTTTCTGGCCGCGGTCGCCGCTTACGGTTTTTCGCGGATCGAATTCAAAGGCCGGGATACGCTTTTCCTGATCTATCTCGTCGCGATGATGATTCCGAACCAGATCATTTTCGTGCCGAAATTTATCCTGTTCAACGAGCTCGGCATCTACAACACGCATCTGGCCTTGATCCTGCCCGGCATATTTACCGTGCTTGGCGTGTTCATGCTCCGGCAGTTTTTCCTGGCGGTCCCGAAGGATATCTCGGAGTCGGCCATGCTTGACGGCGCTGGACACTTCGGCATCTTCCTGCGGATGATGCTCCCGATGGCGAAGCCGTCGCTCGCGACCTTGGCGATCATCGACTTCTCCTGGCACTGGAACGACTTCGAGAACGCGCTGGTCTTCCTGCTGGACGAGAAGCTGTACACGGTTCCGCTCGGTCTGCAGAACTTCGTCCTGGAAAACAGCGTGGACTACAACGGGATGATGGCGGCCGCGACGGCGGGGATGATCCCGATGATCGTCGTCTTCCTGCTCGGCCAGCGGTTCATCGTCGAAGGGCTGGCAAGCTCCGCCGTCAAAGGCTGATAGCGGCAAATTATAAATTCGCAAATTCGCGAGAGGGGAACATGCAATGAGATTCGAATCGATCAAATCGGACGTAACCGTAATCGGCGGAGGATTGTCCGGCGTATGTGCGGCCGTGGCGGCCGCGAGGAACGGCAAGTCCGTCGCATTGGTGCAGAACCGGCCGGTGCTGGGCGGCAACTCCAGCAGCGAGATCCGCGTGTGGGTCGTCGGCGCGACGGGACACGGCGTGAACCGGTATGCGCGGGAGACGGGCATCATGGGCGAGATGTTCCTCAAAAATCAATACGTCAATCCGGAAGGCAATCCGTATCTGTGGGACATGGTCGTGCTGGAGACGGTCCGTGCCGAGCCTAATATTAGGCTCTTCCTGAATACCGACGTGCACGAGATCGAAGCCAACGGTCCGGCGGACAGCCGCGAGATCGCGGCTGTGACGGGCTGGATGATGGGCTCCGAACGACGTATCCGGTTCGAAAGCCCCGTGTTCATGGATTGCACCGGCGACGGGCTGATCGGCTTCCTCGCGGGAGCGAAGTACCGGATCGGACGCGAGGCCCGTTCGGAATACGGGGAGAAGTGGGCGCCCGAAGAGGCGGACGGCCTCACGCTCGGCAGCACGCTGCTGTTTTACACCAAGGAAGCCGAACGCCCCGTCAAGTATATTCCCCCGAGCTTCGCCAAGGACATTACGAAAACGCCGATTCCGATGAAACGCGTGCTGAAGAGCGGCGATTCCGGCTGCCACTACTGGTGGATCGAGTGGGGCGGCGAGATCGATACGCTGCACGACAACGAACGGATCCGGGACGAACTGTGGTCGGTCATCTACGGCATCTGGGACTATATCAAAAACTCGGGCAACTTCGATGCGGAGCGCGCGACGCTGGAGTGGGTAGGCAGCGTGCCCGGCAAGCGGGAGTACCGGCGCTTCATCGGGGACTACGTCCTCACCCAGAACGATATCGAGGCCCAGACGACCTTCGACGACTGCGTCACCTTCGGGGGCTGGTCGATCGATCTGCATCACAAGGAAGGCATGTACGCCAATACGAACAAGTCGATGCATTATCAGAGCGACGGCATCTTCCAGGTGCCATACCGCACGATGTATTCGGTCAACGTGAACAACCTGCTGTTCGCCGGGCGGAATATCAGCGCGACGCACATCGCCTTCGGCGCCACCCGCGTCATGGGCACCTGCGCGACGATCGGCGAGGCGGCGGGAACCGCGGCCGCTTTGTGCGTCGAGCACGGGGTCACGCCGCGGGAGCTCTACCGCGATCATCTGAAGGAGCTTCAGCGTGCGTTGCTGTGGCAGGATGCCTCCGTCATCGGGCTTAAGCACGACGGCGCGGGAGATCTGGCCGCGCGCGCGAAGGCGACGGCATCGGGCCATGCGGAGACCATCCGCATCGAGTCGCCGGATGAGCCGTATCGGCTCGATTCGGACATCGGCATGCTGGTGCCGGCCGATCCCGGCATCGAGGGCATCGAGATCCTGCTCGACGCCGACCAAGCGACGACGTTGGAGGCGGAGCTCTGGACGACGGGACGGCCAGAGAACTACATCCCCGTCGAGCTCGTGGCGAAGGCGTCCGTGCCGGTGCATCCGGGTGAGCGTCAGTGGGTATCGATTCGCCTGCCTTGGCGTCCGGCCGAGACGCAGAATGCCTTCGTCGTCATCCGGGAGAACGCGGGCGTACGCCTGTATTTATCCCATAAGCCTTGGAGCGGCGTGCTGTCGTTCGTCCGGGAAAAGAGTCTGAACGCGGCGCGCGGACTGGAGGGGCTCGATCCGAACCAGCCGACCGTGCAGTGGAGCATGCGACGCTCGGTGCGCAAGCCCTTCTGCATGCGTCTGCTGGGGACGACGGGGGCTTATCTGCCTTCCAAGGCGACCGACGGCTATTTGAGACCGTACGGCGGTCCGCATATGTGGTCGGCCGACGCCGCCGGCGGGGAGGCTTGGCTGAGCCTCAAATGGGAGGAGCCGATCGAAGCCGGGGAAGTGCATCTGACGTTTAACGACGACGTGAACGAGGATCTGATCAATTTGCATCACCATCGGACGCCTTTCGAGGCGATCCCCGAGCTGGTGAAGCGATACCGGATCGAGATCCGGCGGGACGACCGGTGGGTCGTCGTCGCAGAGACGGACGACAACCGCCAGCGCAAGCGCGTGCATGCCTTCGCGCAGCCGCTTCGGACGGACGAGATGCGCATCGTATGCCTAGAGACCAACGGCCATTCGCAATTCGAGATCGCTGCGGTACAAATCCGATAGTTGGCAGAGGGGAGAGGCTGAGCAATGGACAACAAGACGATGAATGCGGCAGTCATGAAAGAAAAAGGCCGGATCGAGGTAGAGCGGATCGATCGGCCTTCGCCGGGTCCCGACGAAGCGCTGATTAAAGTCGCGTGCATCGGGATATGCGGTTCGGACATCCATTACTACGAGCACGGCCGTATCGGGCGATACGTCGTTGACGGTCCCTTGATCCTGGGGCACGAGGTTGCGGGGACGGTCGTCGAGATCGGCGAGCGTGTCGCCAACTTAAAGGTTGGCGACCGGGTGGCGATCGAGCCCGGCATCCCTTGCGGACGATGCGAATATTGCAAGGGCGGCAGGTACAATCTCTGCCCGGACGTGTTTTTTCTGGCGACGCCGCCCGACGACGGCGCTTGGGCGGACTACATCGCCATGCGCGCGGACGTGCTGTTCCCGCTGCCCGATTCGATGAGCTTCGAGGAAGGCGCGCTGCTCGAGCCGCTATCCGTGGGCTATCACGCGATGAACCGCGCAAACGTGAAGCCGAGCGACAGGCTATTCATCACGGGCCTCGGTCCGATCGGTCTGTTGGCCATCCAGGCGGCCAAGCTGTTCGGCGTCCGGGAGATTTACGCGAGCGACGTGGTCGCCTTCCGGCGGGAATACGCGCTGAAGCTGGGCGCGACTGCGGTCTTCGACCCGCTGTCCGATTCGATCGCGGCGGAGCTGGCCAATCGGACGGGCGGCGAGGGGGTCGACGTGATCGTCGAATCATCGGGCAACCACGGCTCCATCGCAAGTACGGTGAGCCTGGCGAAGCGGGGCGGCCGCATCGTGTTCGTCGGCTTGCCGCCCGAGAACGGGGTGTCGCTCAACGTCGACAAGATCATCGATTCGGAGCTGAACATTTACGGCGTATTCCGGTACGCGAACACCTACAAGGCGGCTATCCAGGCTTATGCGGGGAGCGGGCTCGACATCGCCGAAGTCATCACGCATTC from the Cohnella hashimotonis genome contains:
- a CDS encoding sensor histidine kinase — its product is MGIKRLYDRIKPKRLGSKLFLSLLVVIIAPLTGMYLYLFNQFEKALQDKIVAQSAKGLDQAQQSTEDLMSLVYKTLVMVQNDTTIQNVLTMPERYTVLERVHDTEQVLKNIDNSIFLFNSQIVYYTLLDFHGHVYASYQPEESLDYNAIKKKYWAELLSVERPYKWIANDANYVSRNISGSEHLLTLSTIMRNSGNTPFGMARISIDYDIWFKSFIRSDKEHQYYIVSGTGALVSAFNSELALDPQVLARFRETADKGGFYFDKRSDSLINYRSIPQLDWYFVDVVPRKVLFHETSQLRIEFFGIFLAFVALFVVMNMLISYKFTKPLTVLEKKMSGIANQNLKITIDESKYTGEILQVIRSFNKMTTDLNAMVRLLKDEQKQKEWVHFQMLLSQINPHFLLNTLNTIKWLAIRQGDKDIPDICVSLGNILETSLHAETELIHLKDEIKLIEDYLLIHELRYNDQLDVDYEFGSAMEYALVPKLSIQPLVENAIIHGIVPLKAKGYILIRVFTQNKLLYIDIEDSGVGFRQQSKQQKDRSRKGIGLQNLRDRLQILFKEDGKLEVIPLEQGSLVRMQLPYLLSRPYEKG
- a CDS encoding response regulator gives rise to the protein MWKVLLVEDELFVRESIKMTVKWEEHGFTVAGEANDGEEALQMLKSMPYDLVITDIKMPIMDGVELLKQARALDMKCKFVMLSCLNEFEYVRQALEYGASNYILKLSMSISSLVDSLSKIKGELEQQSQYADQKVNLFYGQIWRRITEPEQDEQEHDEQAEKEKPPAAIAGLRELTLTLATVIRGGERWAAGDHKRVLSFLDFRFAEAVHQYHGYGLTTVFVWHRPGSQPVDEAAAPSAGYAIVYATDVPYSQLEAQWRRIIQQSWLAWYEGAAGALSADRIEPRESAPYFSWRKKRELVSSFEKLDEQKCDALIDEIWREMQRSCLSPVHVKKIAADIDYTLYSMIQKGGSHPSAIHDARTHEELKQAIRSRLRHYLDQYQQTRPAILTDHPEVNKVIAYINDRYDTDISVKSMAAMIAMDENYFSTLFKAKTKESLIAYVHRVRMDKAMFYLTQTDLTINQISEQIGYRNINYFNRVFKRITGATPSQYRE
- a CDS encoding ABC transporter substrate-binding protein, translated to MKRFGKASLSLALAAAVLSACSGNNNDSQGSGNTAGSSGASKGSSGEVVNLTFWGGVPAESGPQEIVDTWNKEHPNIQVNYVRYVNDDSGNLKLDTALVSGQSVDIFANYTKPLLVKRVSAGSALDLSAFKDYDIDDKMGAGAKEWAIEDKYFAMPTKRNMHFVWLNKDALDEAGLPVPTDWTLADVERYAKALKTDSRWGYAEFPFWRDIVTFDGSLAVQGYVKADGTSNLGAPVVGQALQLEYDMMHTSKVSPPVSLIESTKMNMNAEFLGGKLAIFTAGEWIFRDANNTKDYPREFTIAFAPLPRVAEGQDDFRYLGGLGDAISINARSEHQEEAWAFLKWYADGGMLPQASGGRIPASKDADQSKALELLLGDNKDKYDTESLQRILANERPTFQVTLPQEVIDIRREEFDKYYIKAQSLEQTLANVVKRHNEYLKRQ
- a CDS encoding carbohydrate ABC transporter permease; protein product: MKLNWMRRQQLIGYLFIAPNMIGVVLFILMPALFSIFLAFTNWEFPALHADFVGIANFERLLQDVSFYHALQNTLIFLGSVPISVCLAFLAALVLNKSVFLKNALRTMFFLPYITTGVAIAFVWMLIFQPIDGPINQLLKGMGIEHPPEWLASTSSAMFAFDIIWIWFLLGYNIIIYLAALQEVSGELLEASRIDGARRWHTTRYILWPLVSPTTLFLLMTGFIVSIKQMGIFQAITNGGPGDSSTVLSLLIYKTAFRYYDMGYAAAVSVFLLLVIVVITAIQWAAQRKWVHYS
- a CDS encoding carbohydrate ABC transporter permease is translated as MPTVRKLLTTVVMFVFALLMIYPFLWMISTSFKQPFEVFEYPFQWISDHPTLKYHEKVWTGPASFIHYYLNSLKISSISTVGAVFLAAVAAYGFSRIEFKGRDTLFLIYLVAMMIPNQIIFVPKFILFNELGIYNTHLALILPGIFTVLGVFMLRQFFLAVPKDISESAMLDGAGHFGIFLRMMLPMAKPSLATLAIIDFSWHWNDFENALVFLLDEKLYTVPLGLQNFVLENSVDYNGMMAAATAGMIPMIVVFLLGQRFIVEGLASSAVKG
- a CDS encoding FAD-dependent oxidoreductase; the encoded protein is MRFESIKSDVTVIGGGLSGVCAAVAAARNGKSVALVQNRPVLGGNSSSEIRVWVVGATGHGVNRYARETGIMGEMFLKNQYVNPEGNPYLWDMVVLETVRAEPNIRLFLNTDVHEIEANGPADSREIAAVTGWMMGSERRIRFESPVFMDCTGDGLIGFLAGAKYRIGREARSEYGEKWAPEEADGLTLGSTLLFYTKEAERPVKYIPPSFAKDITKTPIPMKRVLKSGDSGCHYWWIEWGGEIDTLHDNERIRDELWSVIYGIWDYIKNSGNFDAERATLEWVGSVPGKREYRRFIGDYVLTQNDIEAQTTFDDCVTFGGWSIDLHHKEGMYANTNKSMHYQSDGIFQVPYRTMYSVNVNNLLFAGRNISATHIAFGATRVMGTCATIGEAAGTAAALCVEHGVTPRELYRDHLKELQRALLWQDASVIGLKHDGAGDLAARAKATASGHAETIRIESPDEPYRLDSDIGMLVPADPGIEGIEILLDADQATTLEAELWTTGRPENYIPVELVAKASVPVHPGERQWVSIRLPWRPAETQNAFVVIRENAGVRLYLSHKPWSGVLSFVREKSLNAARGLEGLDPNQPTVQWSMRRSVRKPFCMRLLGTTGAYLPSKATDGYLRPYGGPHMWSADAAGGEAWLSLKWEEPIEAGEVHLTFNDDVNEDLINLHHHRTPFEAIPELVKRYRIEIRRDDRWVVVAETDDNRQRKRVHAFAQPLRTDEMRIVCLETNGHSQFEIAAVQIR
- a CDS encoding NAD(P)-dependent alcohol dehydrogenase encodes the protein MDNKTMNAAVMKEKGRIEVERIDRPSPGPDEALIKVACIGICGSDIHYYEHGRIGRYVVDGPLILGHEVAGTVVEIGERVANLKVGDRVAIEPGIPCGRCEYCKGGRYNLCPDVFFLATPPDDGAWADYIAMRADVLFPLPDSMSFEEGALLEPLSVGYHAMNRANVKPSDRLFITGLGPIGLLAIQAAKLFGVREIYASDVVAFRREYALKLGATAVFDPLSDSIAAELANRTGGEGVDVIVESSGNHGSIASTVSLAKRGGRIVFVGLPPENGVSLNVDKIIDSELNIYGVFRYANTYKAAIQAYAGSGLDIAEVITHSFGLKDINEALHAARTQKDKAIKIMIYPGAEQEA